Proteins encoded together in one Myxocyprinus asiaticus isolate MX2 ecotype Aquarium Trade chromosome 21, UBuf_Myxa_2, whole genome shotgun sequence window:
- the rab11fip5a gene encoding uncharacterized protein rab11fip5a isoform X1, with protein MADKHNNPFNSPPPLSDDNLFLSNIQQNPFFQEPHTVAPLTPAMPFLFSSDHSQSSSSWAGGSTTPDLLRIGNFKVSSVIHQMDGSIDSFISHFEGQMDKDDFENFAKDRLKSSKETKNSVTPPLLLMKPNKQKPLGDLDGLMVSDINDLTASVSHLTEETYTKTVHNTPQVSGSELNHICSNSNKPGLTNPGAYGFSEFGLNLSEISLPENSSLEFSELNALACSYPALSNSSHNEVNADASHPKECPTMNISPQIPKSSALQPESEAPLTVSSELSEEVSVSLETSQRPEAIEFAEHIESVKIHKDHMSCCKDSDDTLEPSTLISDSLSKELDHIEPCHFPESDVIPSNMIESIEGFLGSNASLIEDVGIRETTLVVPSEPHFLSEQSSPVLTALVMPMKNAEDPDETMDTIYQNEAGGCLSDSVNTRDICSEMEGSVPENLTDTTKCCLTELPLSPSKNDLTGNLLCSNSGGQEILHSDGQTLSLGHLHPAVGVRAGTAEEESIGNSVSSSGSVLLHSLYRSADSNQYLTCVSQQDSISPFLEPVQEVKPNHDQSEEDTSIFGPVPKHVSVNIAMQKNDTSTEAVLEMDCKPNEVIVENIKPSQEVLPKSESPQADVLPNNSLIDFLPETHTFTPKSDPLYDNSSKSEYIMPGLMLSNEEMLKYNPSEDIPEKYDLPREIMSKVDTSEDIIAQLEAQLAPLKNETSLIDNCNLNNSLFVESVWSVSEVNLNLPQLTEPSVCVSDCTLEQTSSITQDLVITDFKLESIFVPQPTETHLLQSLVSYPESAETHKVTEHHPKPANLNGNTEIHITPTVPYSVGPDLFSVNWPPLSQPSPSVPSTFDQPTMDSRHDLSLNFPSSLLDLSPVASSTPHVAVDTNALSQLFHFPLIPPTSVESSPCPALAGPLLPEQPLNATLHNPFLQEELQTTNYQSSPHPVKPLTPPDEKRSEGRSVLEKLKSTIHSGRSHHSDQEDDKKALVEGGGSYYHLNHSELVNLLIQRDTELKQEREEFEKRGAMLEKGETELKKMKVLIRDLEDYIDTLLVRIMEQTPTLLQVRPKMK; from the exons ATGGCTGACAAACACAATAATCCCTTCAATTCACCCCCACCCCTTTCTGACGACAATCTCTTTCTCTCAAACATACAGCAGAATCCTTTCTTCCAGGAGCCTCATACTGTTGCTCCTTTAACTCCTGCTATGCCTTTTCTCTTTAGCTCAGACCATTCACAGTCATCTTCATCTTGGGCTGGTGGTAGTACCACCCCAGATTTGCTAAGGATTGGAAACTTTAAAGTATCTTCAGTGATACACCAAATGGATGGCTCAATTGATTCTTTCATTTCTCACTTCGAGGGACAGATGGACAAGGATGACTTTGAAAATTTTGCTAAGGACAGACTGAAGTCTTCAAAGGAAACCAAGAATTCGGTTACACCCCCTCTTCTCCTGATGAAACCAAATAAGCAAAAGCCCTTAGGTGATTTGGATGGCTTAATGGTGTCAGATATAAATGATCTTACTGCTTCAGTGAGTCATCTGACTGAAGAAACGTATACCAAAACGGTCCATAATACACCTCAAGTTTCAGGAAGTGAACTTAATCATATTTGCTCTAATTCTAACAAGCCTGGCCTAACcaatcctggggcatatggcttctCAGAATTTGGTCTGAACTTATCTGAAATTTCCTTGCCTGAAAATTCCAGTTTAGAGTTTTCAGAGCTGAATGCGCTTGCATGCTCTTATCCTGCACTGTCAAACAGCTCCCACAATGAAGTCAATGCTGATGCCAGTCACCCCAAAGAATGTCCTACGATGAACATAAGCCCACAAATTCCCAAATCATCTGCCTTGCAACCAGAATCAGAAGCTCCTCTTACTGTCTCTAGTGAATTGTCAGAGGAGGTGTCTGTGAGTCTTGAAACATCACAAAGGCCTGAAGCAATAGAGTTTGCAGAACATATTGAATCTGTGAAAATCCATAAAGATCATATGTCATGCTGTAAAGACTCGGATGACACCCTGGAACCATCCACCTTGATATCTGATTCCCTAAGCAAAGAGCTAGACCACATAGAGCCCTGTCATTTTCCAGAGAGTGATGTTATTCCAAGTAATATGATAGAATCCATTGAAGGATTTTTGGGATCAAATGCCTCACTTATTGAAGATGTTGGAATAAGAGAAACAACTCTAGTTGTACCCTCTGAGCCCCACTTTCTGTCAGAACAGAGTTCCCCAGTGTTAACAGCTTTGGTTATGCCAATGAAGAATGCAGAGGATCCAGATGAAACAATGGACACAATTTATCAGAATGAAGCAGGAGGTTGTCTCTCAGATAGTGTGAATACTAGAGATATCTGTTCTGAAATGGAAGGCTCAGTGCCTGAGAACCTAACTGACACCACTAAATGCTGCCTAACTGAATTGCCACTCAGTCCATCCAAGAATGACTTAACGGGCAATCTACTCTGCAGCAACAGTGGAGGGCAAGAAATACTACATTCTGATGGACAGACACTCTCTCTAGGACATCTTCATCCCGCTGTTGGAGTTAGGGCAGGTACAGCTGAGGAAGAATCAATTGGAAACTCAGTATCCTCATCTGGAAGTGTGCTTCTCCACAGCCTTTACAGGAGTGCAGATTCCAACCAGTACCTTACTTGCGTATCTCAGCAGGATTCAATATCCCCCTTCTTAGAGCCTGTTCAGGAAGTGAAACCCAATCATGATCAGTCTGAGGAAGACACTTCAATATTTGGGCCCGTGCCAAAACATGTCTCTGTCAATATTGCCATGCAAAAAAATGACACATCTACAGAGGCCGTACTAGAAATGGATTGTAAGCCAAATGAGGTCATAGTTGAAAATATTAAACCTTCTCAAGAAGTTTTACCAAAAAGTGAATCCCCTCAGGCGGATGTTCTACCAAATAATAGCTTGATTGACTTCTTGCCAGAAACACATACCTTTACACCAAAATCAGACCCCTTATACGATAATTCATCAAAATCTGAATATATCATGCCAGGCCTTATGTTATCAAAtgaagaaatgctaaaatacaaccCTTCCGAGGACATCCCTGAGAAGTATGACTTACCAAGAGAAATTATGTCAAAAGTTGATACCTCAGAGGATATAATAGCACAACTTGAGGCTCAGCTTGCACCGTTGAAAAATGAGACATCTCTGATTGATAACTGTAAtctaaataattccctttttgtTGAATCTGTCTGGTCTGTATCAGAAGTCAACTTAAATTTACCCCAGTTAACTGAACCTAGTGTGTGTGTATCAGATTGTACATTAGAACAAACCTCTAGCATCACTCAAGACCTGGTCATAACTGATTTTAAGCTTGAGAGCATCTTTGTTCCCCAGCCTACTGAAACACACCTTCTTCAAAGTCTTGTCTCATACCCAGAGTCTGCAGAGACTCACAAGGTCACAGAGCATCATCCTAAACCAGCAAATCTAAATGGAAATACTGAAATCCATATAACTCCAACTGTTCCATATTCTGTGGGCCCTGACTTATTCTCCGTTAACTGGCCCCCTTTATCCCAGCCATCTCCATCAGTCCCTTCAACCTTTGACCAGCCAACAATGGATTCAAGGCATGATCTTAGCCTTAACTTCCCCTCTTCTTTGCTTGACCTTTCACCCGTAGCCTCCTCAACACCGCATGTAGCAGTAGACACTAATGCGCTGTCCCAGCTATTCCATTTCCCCTTAATTCCCCCTACATCAGTGGAGTCATCACCATGCCCAGCACTCGCTGGACCTCTACTTCCTGAGCAGCCTCTAAATGCTACATTGCATAATCCTTTTCTCCAAGAAGAATTACAGACCACCAATTATCAGAGCAG tCCACACCCAGTGAAGCCATTGACACCCCCTGATGAGAAAAGGTCAGAGGGTCGCTCAGTACTGGAAAAGCTTAAATCCACCATCCACTCAGGACGAAGCCACCATTCAGACCAGGAGGATGATAAAAAG